A window of the Streptomyces formicae genome harbors these coding sequences:
- a CDS encoding SGNH/GDSL hydrolase family protein, with product MADDSRSRTKGVFTSYAAIGDSFTEGVGDPGPGGRFVGWADRLAVLLDDRVPEHSFRYANLAVRGRLLDQIVEEQVPRARELAPDLVTFCAGGNDIIRPGTDPDDVAERFERAVADLASVVGTVMVTTGFDTRGVPVLRHLRGKIATYTAHVRAIADRYDCPVLDLWSLKSVQDRRAWDDDRLHLSPEGHTRVALRAAQVLGIEAPADPDQPWPPLPPRGTLEVRRDDIQWAREYLGPWIGRRLRGESSGDHVEPKRPDLLPL from the coding sequence GTGGCAGACGATTCGCGATCAAGAACAAAGGGTGTATTCACGTCGTACGCGGCGATCGGTGACAGCTTCACCGAGGGCGTCGGGGACCCCGGCCCCGGGGGGCGGTTCGTCGGCTGGGCGGACCGGCTCGCGGTCCTGCTCGACGACCGCGTACCGGAACACAGCTTCCGCTACGCCAATCTCGCCGTGCGCGGCAGGCTCCTCGACCAGATCGTGGAGGAGCAGGTCCCACGGGCGCGGGAACTCGCCCCCGACCTGGTGACGTTCTGCGCCGGCGGCAACGACATCATCCGGCCCGGCACCGACCCCGACGACGTCGCCGAGCGCTTCGAGCGGGCGGTCGCCGACCTCGCCTCCGTGGTCGGCACGGTCATGGTGACCACCGGGTTCGACACCCGCGGCGTGCCGGTGCTCCGCCATCTGCGCGGCAAGATCGCCACGTACACCGCGCACGTGCGCGCCATCGCCGACCGCTACGACTGCCCGGTCCTCGACCTCTGGTCCCTCAAGTCCGTCCAGGACAGGCGGGCCTGGGACGACGACAGGCTGCACCTCTCGCCCGAGGGACACACCCGCGTCGCGCTGCGCGCCGCCCAGGTGCTCGGCATCGAGGCCCCCGCCGACCCGGACCAGCCCTGGCCGCCCCTGCCCCCGCGCGGCACGCTGGAGGTCCGGCGCGACGACATCCAGTGGGCGCGCGAGTACCTCGGGCCGTGGATCGGGCGGCGGCTGCGAGGGGAGTCGTCGGGCGATCACGTCGAGCCGAAGCGTCCGGATCTGCTGCCGCTCTGA
- a CDS encoding carbohydrate kinase family protein, whose amino-acid sequence MGGEAVSAAQRTVRADLDVLVIGGSGVDTVVRVGSLPVPLADSVGVPPITEWAGHTGGNVALGCRALGLGVTLLDFIGDDRPGTLVRERLAEGDVDFAYLISPSGTRRAVNLVDSTGRRMSFYDARDPGDLRMPRDFYLSHLRRARHVHLSIVNFARFLYDDIAELGVPVSTDLHDWDGVDDHHREFALRSDVVFLSAAGAGERIASVMREILREGRAEAVIATAGAGGSYLMTRDGGRTPRPVPATVPPGPVVDSNGAGDAFVCGFLYGRLAGRDVEDCARLGAVAGAHACTGRGSSALIGSGELAAARV is encoded by the coding sequence ATGGGAGGGGAAGCGGTGTCGGCGGCGCAGCGTACGGTCCGTGCGGATCTCGACGTCCTGGTGATCGGCGGCAGCGGGGTCGACACGGTCGTCCGTGTCGGTTCGCTGCCGGTGCCGCTCGCGGACTCGGTCGGGGTCCCGCCCATCACCGAGTGGGCCGGGCACACCGGCGGCAACGTGGCCCTCGGCTGCCGGGCCCTCGGACTCGGCGTCACCCTGCTGGACTTCATCGGCGACGACCGGCCGGGCACGCTGGTGCGCGAGCGGCTCGCCGAGGGCGATGTGGACTTCGCGTACCTGATCTCTCCTTCCGGTACCCGGCGTGCGGTGAACCTCGTGGACTCGACGGGCCGTCGGATGTCCTTCTACGACGCCCGCGACCCTGGCGATCTGCGGATGCCGCGCGACTTCTACCTCTCCCATCTGCGGCGGGCCCGCCACGTCCATCTGTCGATCGTGAACTTCGCGCGGTTCCTCTACGACGACATCGCCGAGCTCGGCGTCCCGGTCTCGACGGATCTGCACGACTGGGACGGAGTGGACGACCACCACCGGGAGTTCGCACTCCGCTCCGACGTGGTCTTCCTCAGCGCGGCCGGCGCCGGGGAGCGGATCGCGTCGGTGATGCGGGAGATACTGCGCGAGGGCCGGGCGGAGGCCGTGATCGCGACGGCCGGCGCCGGCGGCTCGTACCTGATGACCCGCGACGGCGGCCGCACACCCCGCCCGGTCCCGGCGACCGTGCCGCCCGGGCCGGTGGTGGACTCCAACGGCGCCGGGGACGCGTTCGTCTGCGGTTTCCTCTACGGCCGGCTGGCCGGCCGCGACGTCGAGGACTGCGCCCGGCTCGGCGCGGTGGCCGGAGCCCACGCTTGTACGGGCCGGGGCAGCTCGGCGCTGATCGGATCCGGTGAGCTGGCGGCGGCTCGGGTCTGA
- a CDS encoding TetR/AcrR family transcriptional regulator has translation MARVRLSVAERQEELLRAAVEQIEARGVSAVRIADVASALGVSNALVLYHFSTKEKLVAAAFTYAAEGDLAHLRRILGRRTSAVRRLRAAVRWYAPTGQAKGWRLWIEGWAAALREPALREVARELDQQWKAELTAVIAEGAAAGEFHCPDPASAAWRLTALLDGLAVQMTSYAGSLSRAAMLGWTDDALARELGLDREALTRQST, from the coding sequence GTGGCGAGAGTCCGGTTGAGCGTCGCGGAGCGGCAAGAGGAACTGCTGCGGGCGGCCGTGGAGCAGATCGAGGCCCGGGGTGTGTCCGCCGTACGGATCGCCGATGTCGCCTCCGCGCTCGGGGTGAGCAACGCCCTGGTGCTGTACCACTTCTCCACCAAGGAGAAGCTCGTCGCCGCGGCCTTCACGTACGCCGCCGAGGGCGATCTGGCCCATCTGCGCAGGATCCTCGGCCGCCGCACCTCCGCGGTGCGCCGGCTGCGGGCTGCCGTCCGCTGGTACGCCCCCACCGGGCAGGCCAAGGGCTGGCGCCTGTGGATCGAGGGCTGGGCCGCCGCACTGCGCGAACCCGCGCTGCGCGAGGTGGCCCGCGAGCTCGACCAGCAGTGGAAGGCCGAGCTGACCGCGGTCATCGCGGAGGGCGCCGCGGCGGGCGAGTTCCACTGTCCCGACCCCGCGTCGGCCGCCTGGCGGCTGACCGCGCTGCTCGACGGTCTGGCCGTCCAGATGACGTCGTACGCGGGATCGCTCAGCCGCGCCGCCATGCTGGGCTGGACGGATGACGCCCTGGCGCGCGAACTGGGGCTCGACCGCGAGGCGCTGACCCGGCAGAGTACGTAG
- a CDS encoding glutamate dehydrogenase has protein sequence MPESDTQRTPRPLISLTWTDHVTGRQGHLVVDRLVRGVASGGLRMREGCTLDEVAGLARGMTMKEALHYDADEPTARYIPLGGAKGGIDCDPRAPEAYGVLVRYLRAMRPYIESFWTTGEDLGLTQDVVDRAAAEAGLVSTVQAVYPLLDDEAAARRRLADAFAVVVDGIGLDELVGGCGVAESVLAALDRVGTGRAGTRVCVQGFGTMGGATARFLSRAGLRIVAVADVKGTIANPDGLDVEALLAARDAFGTVDRAALRPGDAELPGEAWLSADAEVLVPAAVSYAIDGVNQARIRARWIVEAANMPVLPEAEALLADRGVTVLPDVVVNSGTNAWWWWTLFGDIGADADEAFAYTRRAMRGLIGLMLARAEADGTTPRAAAHAIVAERLPVMAERFGWYG, from the coding sequence ATGCCCGAGTCCGATACCCAGCGGACGCCCCGTCCCCTCATAAGCCTCACATGGACGGACCACGTCACCGGCCGCCAGGGCCATCTCGTCGTCGACCGGCTGGTGCGCGGGGTGGCCAGCGGCGGGCTGCGGATGCGCGAGGGCTGCACGCTCGACGAGGTGGCCGGGCTGGCCCGCGGCATGACGATGAAGGAGGCCCTGCACTACGACGCCGACGAGCCGACCGCCCGCTACATCCCCCTCGGCGGTGCCAAGGGCGGCATCGACTGCGACCCGCGCGCCCCGGAGGCGTACGGCGTTCTCGTCCGCTATCTGCGGGCGATGCGGCCGTACATCGAGAGCTTCTGGACCACCGGCGAGGACCTCGGCCTCACGCAGGACGTCGTCGACCGGGCGGCGGCCGAGGCCGGGCTCGTCTCGACCGTCCAGGCCGTCTACCCGCTGCTCGACGACGAGGCCGCCGCGCGCCGGCGGCTGGCCGACGCCTTCGCCGTCGTGGTCGACGGCATCGGCCTCGACGAACTGGTCGGCGGCTGCGGAGTCGCCGAGTCGGTGCTCGCCGCGCTCGACCGGGTGGGCACCGGCCGTGCGGGGACCCGTGTCTGCGTGCAGGGCTTCGGCACGATGGGCGGCGCGACGGCCCGCTTCCTCTCCCGGGCGGGGCTGCGGATCGTCGCCGTCGCCGACGTCAAGGGCACCATCGCCAACCCGGACGGCCTGGATGTCGAGGCGCTGCTCGCCGCGCGCGACGCGTTCGGGACGGTGGACCGTGCGGCGCTGCGGCCCGGAGACGCCGAGCTGCCGGGCGAGGCGTGGCTCTCGGCGGACGCGGAGGTGCTCGTCCCCGCCGCCGTCTCGTACGCCATCGACGGCGTCAACCAGGCCCGGATCAGGGCGCGTTGGATCGTCGAGGCGGCGAACATGCCGGTCCTCCCGGAGGCGGAGGCGCTGCTCGCCGACCGGGGCGTGACCGTACTGCCGGACGTTGTCGTGAACTCCGGTACGAACGCGTGGTGGTGGTGGACCCTCTTCGGGGACATCGGTGCCGATGCGGACGAGGCGTTCGCGTACACACGCCGCGCGATGCGCGGTCTGATCGGGCTGATGCTCGCGCGCGCCGAGGCGGACGGCACGACGCCGAGGGCGGCCGCGCACGCGATCGTCGCCGAGCGGCTGCCGGTGATGGCGGAGCGTTTCGGCTGGTACGGATAG
- a CDS encoding carboxymuconolactone decarboxylase family protein produces the protein MARIPLTPPRSLFYRATEWYSKRTYKEVLDPVKALGHNPRVLRADLRFEMAVAKWNALDPGLKALAEMATAASIGCSWCMDFGYWVSAREGIDARKLQAVPVWRGSDVYTPLERDVMEYAEAMTANPPEVTDELAERLLGTLGEAAYVELTAIVAVENLRSRINSALGLTSQGFKDHCELPGRPDGGTADRAAGPSSGTTSR, from the coding sequence ATGGCCCGCATCCCCCTCACCCCGCCCCGCTCGCTCTTCTACCGGGCGACGGAGTGGTACTCGAAGCGCACCTACAAGGAGGTTCTCGACCCCGTGAAGGCGCTCGGGCACAATCCGCGCGTGCTGCGTGCGGACCTCCGCTTCGAGATGGCCGTCGCCAAGTGGAACGCGCTCGACCCGGGCCTGAAGGCGCTCGCCGAGATGGCCACGGCGGCCTCGATCGGCTGCAGCTGGTGCATGGACTTCGGCTACTGGGTCAGTGCGCGCGAGGGCATCGACGCCCGCAAGCTCCAGGCGGTACCGGTCTGGCGCGGCAGTGACGTGTACACACCGCTGGAGCGGGACGTCATGGAGTACGCGGAGGCGATGACCGCGAATCCGCCCGAGGTCACCGACGAACTCGCCGAGCGGCTGCTGGGAACGCTCGGGGAGGCCGCGTACGTCGAGCTGACGGCGATCGTGGCGGTGGAGAACCTGCGCTCCCGGATCAACTCGGCCCTCGGGCTGACCAGCCAGGGGTTCAAGGACCACTGCGAACTGCCCGGGCGGCCCGACGGCGGCACGGCCGACCGGGCCGCCGGCCCCTCTTCCGGCACGACTTCGCGTTGA